A DNA window from Bos javanicus breed banteng chromosome 10, ARS-OSU_banteng_1.0, whole genome shotgun sequence contains the following coding sequences:
- the MTFMT gene encoding methionyl-tRNA formyltransferase, mitochondrial — translation MRVLLRCCCGHLPVGGGAGRRPNPRWRALARLSASPGWEDGQGARVREKPPWRVLFFGNDQFARETLRALHAARENKEEELIEKLEVVTVPSPSPKGLPVKQYAVQSQLPVYEWPDVGSGEYDVGVVASFGRLLSEAFILKFPYGILNVHPSCLPRWRGPAPIIHTILHGDTIAGVTIMQIKPRRFDVGPILKQETVPVPPKSTSKELEAVLSRLGANMLISVLKNLPESLNNGRQQPAEGVTHAPKISAATSCIKWEEQTSEQIFRLYRAVGNIIPLQTLWMDNTIKLLDLVEVDNSVLSDSKLTGQAVIPGSVIYHKQSQILLVCCKDDWIGVRSVMLKKTLTATDFYNGYLHPWYQKNSQAQPSQCRFQTLRLPPKKKQKKKIVAMQ, via the exons ATGAGGGTGCTGCTGCGGTGCTGCTGCGGGCACCTGCCAGTCGGGGGCGGCGCGGGCCGGAGGCCGAACCCACGCTGGCGAGCGCTGGCCAGGCTGAGCGCGTCCCCTGGCTGGGAGGACGGCCAGGGCGCTCGAGTCCGCGAGAAGCCGCCTTGGAGGGTGCTCTTTTTCGGCAATGACCAGTTCGCCCGCGAAACGCTGCGGGCGCTGCACGCCGCCAG ggaaaacaaagaggaagagtTAATTGAGAAGTTGGAGGTGGTCACAGTGCCCTCCCCATCACCAAAAGGACTGCCAGTGAAGCAATATGCTGTCCAGTCTCAGCTTCCAGTGTATGAGTGGCCAGATGTGGGATCTGGAGAATACGATGTTGGCGTGGTAGCATCATTTGGCCGACTGTTGAGTGAggcttttattcttaaatttcccTA CGGCATCTTGAATGTCCATCCCAGTTGCCTTCCGAGGTGGCGTGGTCCAGCCCCTATAATCCACACCATCCTGCATGGAGACACAATTGCTGGAGTAACGATTATGCAAATTAAACCCAGAAG GTTTGATGTAGGTCCAATCCTCAAACAGGAGACGGTTCCTGTGCCACCCAAGAGCACCTCAAAGGAATTGGAAGCAGTGCTGTCAAGACTGGGTGCCAACATG cttatttcagttttgaaaaatttGCCTGAAAGTTTGAATAATGGAAGACAGCAGCCAGCCGAGGGGGTGACACATG CCCCTAAGATTTCTGCTGCTACCAGCTGTATAAAATGGGAGGAACAAACTTCAGAGCAGATATTCAGACTTTATCGTGCTGTTGGAAATATA ATTCCGTTGCAGACACTCTGGATGGATAATACCATTAAACTTCTGGATTTGGTAGAAGTTGATAATTCAGTCCTCAGTG aTTCAAAATTAACAGGACAAGCTGTTATTCCAGGATCAGTAATATACCACAAACAGTCACAAATACTGCTGGTTTGTTGCAAG GATGACTGGATTGGTGTTCGATCAGTGATGCTCAAGAAAACACTAACAGCTACTGACTTCTACAATGGATATTTGCACCCCTGGTACCAGAAAAATTCCCAGGCTCAACCAAGCCAATGCAGATTTCAGACTCTCAGACTTCCACCaaagaagaagcagaaaaaaaaaattgttgctaTGCAATAG